In Plasmodium cynomolgi strain B DNA, scaffold: 1610, whole genome shotgun sequence, the DNA window TTCCAACTGTAGCTATTGATGTTCCTACAATTATACTTGTAGGTATATAGAAATTATCTTcgctttttatttgaatttgttcgttcttttcccttccttttaattttggaatttttaaaacaaatttatcatatttttctttgaaGGCACAAAGTGCTTTACAAAAAGGTGTCCTTTCTGtaagacaatttttttcaagttctTGGTATTTAtcaggtttagggttaaggTATCGGTgatatatttcttcctttgcatCAGGTTTTAGTTGTTGTTCGTATAATATGAATGTAATCTGcggataaataaaataatgaattcatatttattaactcttcttttattatattatccAATTTTGTATCTAATTCACTCAAGGTTTCATTTGTTTTATCCTTGGACTTCATATGTTTGTGAAAAGCTTTTGTTTCAATGTtggcatttttattatataattcataatttaaCCAATACCTTAAGTATGCCAAATCGGCGTATTTATTAGTGTTATTTGATTTAGGccttgattttttaatttcatcaaTTAAACAATGAAATCTTTTGCAAATATTAGAACGTTCTTTCATATCATCGAGTTCTATTCCAATT includes these proteins:
- a CDS encoding hypothetical protein (putative), producing MDNLSCTDDPVKEEYSFYEHIDDYLKYERLCNLDRNYSEYNKKCESIGIELDDMKERSNICKRFHCLIDEIKKSRPKSNNTNKYADLAYLRYWLNYELYNKNANIETKAFHKHMKSKDKTNETLSELDTKLDNIIKEELINMNSLFYLSADYIHIIRTTTKT